The following are encoded in a window of Acropora muricata isolate sample 2 chromosome 6, ASM3666990v1, whole genome shotgun sequence genomic DNA:
- the LOC136920124 gene encoding kelch-like protein 12, with protein sequence MEESVLRSEGISIPKQAFIPRETEDNPFDITLIAKDSKEFQAHSHVLSEASSFFEKLLNCGMRESNEGVVRLETVTQDRLRNILEFVYTGTVDMSTEDSDHWQELLAIADFLVLLNLKTFVGKILTNRLDPSNAFQTYYLAEKFECLELLSNTKGFILKNFLAISKTDDFAELSYEEIKMWIASDEIEVSAEEDVYQIIVSWIDHERKDRRKYLAELFAEVRLAYVSNDFLRYVVTTDLVKGNEECMNLVKYVARSDDFRKSHLHVKPRKSLETPVIALYVSGFKKGPLLCYYFPEEDLWARATFPDSVSPSNRGSLVSCRGMLYFVSKQMDSLSMLCYNTFSDSWTTTSHEENRSLKSVFVGNEEDIYALLGGGFERCLSLALHSSHGLPSSWYKTQLSYITKYSPESDSWVDVATLNFDLNLRSGTCIVAKGNYIYFVGGFAEERLVALQDADRYDLITKSWEKIASLLVPRWNARGAAAHRNIFIIGGVDSNSGPENCEMYDTSTNEWHFIAKLRKTPSDHYSPCLLGVDNKLYSIICCICTWNRKDGIDLYDHKHDVLIRKTQIPLETLHPKGLNGVDYVNVSFCCAMKVLKQSKFLKECSKADKQKCAMM encoded by the coding sequence ATGGAGGAATCAGTGCTAAGAAGTGAGGGCATCTCGATCCCAAAGCAAGCGTTTATTCCTCGAGAGACAGAGGACAATCCCTTTGACATTACTTTGATAGCAAAAGATAGCAAGGAATTTCAAGCTCACAGCCATGTTCTATCAGAAGCAAGTTCCTTCTTTGAAAAGCTTCTCAATTGTGGCATGAGGGAGTCAAATGAAGGTGTAGTGCGCTTGGAAACGGTCACACAGGATCGTTTAAGAAATATTTTGGAGTTTGTTTACACTGGTACCGTTGATATGTCGACCGAGGACAGTGATCACTGGCAAGAGCTGCTCGCCATCGCAGACTTTTTAGTTCTTTTGAATCTAAAAACATTTGTAGGCAAGATTCTAACGAACAGGTTGGATCCTTCAAACGCATTTCAAACTTATTACCTTGCAGAAAAGTTTGAATGTCTAGAACTTCTTTCTAATACTAagggtttcattttgaaaaacttTCTCGCCATATCGAAAACGGATGATTTTGCGGAACTCTCGTACGAGGAAATCAAAATGTGGATAGCTAGCGATGAGATAGAAGTTAGTGCTGAAGAAGATGTGTATCAGATAATTGTATCATGGATCGATCACGAGAGAAAAGATCGAAGGAAGTACCTTGCTGAATTATTTGCTGAAGTCCGACTTGCTTACGTATCAAATGACTTCCTCCGTTACGTTGTGACCACCGACCTCGTGAAAGGTAACGAAGAATGCATGAATCTGGTGAAATATGTTGCTCGGTCAGATGACTTTAGGAAGTCTCATCTCCATGTTAAGCCCAGGAAGTCCCTAGAAACACCAGTTATTGCACTCTATGTGAGTGGATTTAAAAAAGGTCCTCTTCTCTGCTATTATTTCCCAGAGGAAGATTTGTGGGCACGGGCGACATTTCCAGACTCAGTATCTCCCTCCAATCGTGGAAGTCTAGTATCTTGTCGTGGTATGCTGTATTTTGTATCGAAACAAATGGACAGTTTGTCAATGCTTTGTTACAACACATTCTCAGATAGCTGGACAACAACGTCACACGAAGAAAACAGGTCACTGAAGAGTGTATTTGTTGGAAATGAAGAGGACATTTATGCCTTGCTGGGTGGAGGTTTTGAACGTTGTCTCAGCTTAGCGTTGCACAGTTCTCATGGCCTTCCATCATCATGGTACAAAACCCAACTTTCTTATATCACCAAGTACAGCCCAGAATCAGATTCCTGGGTGGATGTtgcaacattaaattttgatttgaaCTTAAGATCAGGGACTTGTATTGTAGCCAAAGGCAATTACATTTATTTTGTTGGTGGCTTTGCTGAAGAACGATTGGTAGCCTTACAAGATGCTGACAGGTATGACCTCATTACAAAGTCTTGGGAGAAAATTGCCAGCCTTCTTGTTCCAAGGTGGAATGCACGTGGTGCTGCTGCACACAGAAACATTTTCATCATTGGTGGTGTGGACAGTAATTCTGGACCTGAAAATTGTGAAATGTATGATACATCAACAAATGAATGGCACTTCATTGCAAAGCTGAGAAAGACGCCATCTGATCATTACAGCCCATGTCTGCTTGGTGTTGATAACAAGCTCTACTCGATAATTTGCTGTATTTGTACTTGGAACAGAAAAGATGGAATAGATCTTTATGATCATAAGCATGATGTTTTGATTAGGAAAACTCAAATACCACTGGAAACTTTACATCCAAAGGGGCTCAATGGTGTTGACTATGTCAATGTTAGTTTTTGTTGTGCTATGAAAGTTTTAAAGCAATCCAAGTTCCTAAAAGAATGTTCTAAGGCTGACAAACAAAAATGTGCTATGATGTGA